Below is a genomic region from Seriola aureovittata isolate HTS-2021-v1 ecotype China chromosome 23, ASM2101889v1, whole genome shotgun sequence.
GTTTACgtaatgttgttaatgtttaGCTAAATTAACTATTGTAATGCGGTCGTATTTGCTGCTAATAAAAGTTCAAATTATCattaggctaatgttagcaattAGCATTTCTTATAGGGTGAGATAGGGACTCACTTTTATTGCGGCAGCAGATTCCAATAACACCTTACAGTCattgtttgtggttgtttcatGCTGAGGAATTCGGTGTGAACATTGTTTGttagcagcagatgttttaaAGCCATAAACTCAAACTGTTGTTAGCTGTAGCTCGATGGCACCTTTGTTGTTTGCACTCATACTAGTAAAACTGTAATGCAATGGTATGTCCTCACCTCATACTGAATCTTAATGACTTTGATAAACACTGTTCCTATAACTCCACCCTGAggttgacatgtttgtttttgtttttttttattgaaatatctcTATattcatctagcgccatcatcaggtcaacatttaaGTTTGTCTGATACTTTCATTTATCACCAAATACCTACAAAACCAATGACATTCCCATTAGCCCCAGCTGGACATTGGTTTAGTGCTAATTgggaaatgttagcatgctaacacaataaacacagataTTCACTctacagtctcacagagctgcgaGCATGTCTGTAGACTGTTAGTCTTGTTTCAGCATCACAGACTCCTGATAAACATAACACTAGTCATTTAAGTTTATATCTTTCTGTGGCCCACACAGGACAAACGCAAACAGAACGATAGTCTCGGTGGAATAACACAACACTGCCACCTCTTGACCATGGCTCGTGACATCAGGCAAAAGGCCGGCAGCCCACTTGAACTGTACATCACATTATAAATGTACAACCGTAAAATgaacattcaaaaataaaattaacaaagaACTCACTCATGTAGGGATATTCTTTATAAACATCAGTGGGAAACTTTATCTAACTTACTATAGGTTTACCACCTGactacatttattcatatacTGACCTGAGGTCCTTTGTCTGCGCACGTCCGCATTTGTTCTATGGTTCCACCCACTGATATCTAACTTAACCACTGAGGCTATTTCTAccgctgcagcagctctgtcgCGTTGAAGCAGTTTTcagatttaaacacaaaattagtgctgctgctcagacagacAACAGCAAGACAACATGGAGgtcacagctctctgctgcagacTGTGTGAGTACTGAGTCTGTCTCTGCTTCATCTGACGTTGTTATAAAGGTCAATTGAAGTTAATGAGGCCGTTTAAAAGCCTAATGTTGTATTATTCTGCATCAGTTGTGATATTTCTAGACGATACTCTGGCCTATGAGAGTAGCTATAGCAGCTGTTTGATCTTTagctcttttctttgtctcttcagtGATGACTGTGACGATCCTGCTGCGTGAACATGATCAGAAAGTTGGTGAGTACCAGTTCTTTCCTCCCTGATATGAAAAGTATTCACCATTTTTCAAGAACACAGTTTGACTGGTGGCTGTTTTaactgaatattatttttctttgtctcagttGCAGTTTCTCTTCGTATCGATCCAAACAGACTGCAGTTCTTCGAATATGAGCGTGTAACTTTTACCTGCGAGGGGCTCTTTGATTGTAAAATTGGACATAGATCCAAAAGCAACATACCACCATCATCCTGCAACATAACATCTGTATATTCAGACGACAGTGGGGAGTACTGGTGTGAGGCTGGATTTGGGAATAGAAGCTACAGTATAAACATCACTGTCACTGGTATGTTTACAACAAGACAGTAAGATTTTGTCATTAGCTTAACATTAATGtaacatgaatataaatatcaaacacaTGTTCAGCGGGTTCTGTGATCCTGGAGAGTCCCGCTCTTCCTGTGACGGAGGGAGACAATGTGACTCTGCGCTGCAGAAACAAGACGCCCGCCTCAGACCTCACAGCTGGTTTCTATAAAGATGGCGTCTTCATCAGGAACAGCACTACAGGAAACATGACCATCCACAATGTTTCCAAGTCTAACGAAGGACTCTACAAGTGCAGCA
It encodes:
- the LOC130164669 gene encoding low affinity immunoglobulin gamma Fc region receptor II-b-like isoform X2 — its product is MEVTALCCRLLMTVTILLREHDQKVVAVSLRIDPNRLQFFEYERVTFTCEGLFDCKIGHRSKSNIPPSSCNITSVYSDDSGEYWCEAGFGNRSYSINITVTAGSVILESPALPVTEGDNVTLRCRNKTPASDLTAGFYKDGVFIRNSTTGNMTIHNVSKSNEGLYKCSISGAGESAESWLTVRVSAHFPVKHPLSSNSTPWIIVAVVSVVLLLVFGLYHFHKDYWNTAGFYLSTGTPGSGSTQDQTVSAGASAEAADNEAYAVVTVNRKKRDENEFMSTHCYYVLGQDDAQEPEPGASSITASSVPSAGTDPPVEGKVFYSVVKKVTERE
- the LOC130164669 gene encoding low affinity immunoglobulin gamma Fc region receptor II-b-like isoform X1 gives rise to the protein MEVTALCCRLLMTVTILLREHDQKVVAVSLRIDPNRLQFFEYERVTFTCEGLFDCKIGHRSKSNIPPSSCNITSVYSDDSGEYWCEAGFGNRSYSINITVTAGSVILESPALPVTEGDNVTLRCRNKTPASDLTAGFYKDGVFIRNSTTGNMTIHNVSKSNEGLYKCSISGAGESAESWLTVRVSAHFPVKHPLSSNSTPWIIVAVVSVVLLLVFGLYHFHKDYWNTAGFYLSTGTPGSGSTQDQTVSAGASAEAADNEAYAVVTVNRKKRDENEFMSTHCYYVLGQDDAQEPAEPGASSITASSVPSAGTDPPVEGKVFYSVVKKVTERE